A window of the Vibrio fluvialis genome harbors these coding sequences:
- a CDS encoding prepilin peptidase — translation MSLIVWTMLFVVGVYDARQHRIPNYLLALLILAGTFQTVLVNESYGFFAGQVGAMVMVFILALLCNLAGWMAPGDVKLLAVVGFLTGFGHLADTFLYIGLSAVFIGVMYGVLNYLLQYKSALSAGGIVSKVHLSGPLYTKLSRKSLKRPKGNDLVMPLAPVIVVGVALAQYAQSSF, via the coding sequence ATGAGCCTTATAGTTTGGACTATGTTGTTTGTAGTTGGTGTATATGATGCGAGACAGCATCGTATACCCAACTATCTGCTTGCTCTGCTGATTTTAGCGGGGACGTTTCAAACCGTCTTAGTGAATGAGTCTTATGGCTTTTTCGCGGGCCAAGTTGGAGCAATGGTGATGGTGTTTATCCTCGCGTTGCTATGCAATTTGGCGGGTTGGATGGCACCAGGTGATGTTAAGTTGTTGGCTGTCGTGGGATTTTTAACCGGCTTCGGTCATTTGGCTGATACGTTTCTATATATCGGTCTTAGTGCTGTCTTTATCGGTGTCATGTACGGAGTACTGAATTATTTACTTCAGTACAAATCAGCTCTCAGTGCGGGAGGCATCGTGAGTAAAGTTCACTTGTCTGGACCGCTATACACAAAACTAAGTCGGAAAAGTTTGAAACGTCCTAAGGGTAATGATCTTGTTATGCCATTGGCGCCTGTCATCGTTGTCGGTGTTGCATTAGCACAATATGCCCAGAGCTCTTTCTAA
- a CDS encoding Flp family type IVb pilin: MNKFTKFVKDFWQDEEGLSVVEYVVGAGLLVAALAVVFSGWGSTLQAELDAIFS, encoded by the coding sequence ATGAATAAGTTCACTAAGTTCGTCAAAGACTTTTGGCAAGATGAAGAAGGTCTGTCTGTTGTTGAATACGTAGTCGGTGCGGGTCTTTTGGTTGCAGCGTTGGCCGTCGTGTTTTCGGGTTGGGGCTCTACTCTTCAAGCTGAGCTGGATGCCATCTTCTCGTAG
- a CDS encoding helix-turn-helix transcriptional regulator — translation MAGKLEGHWLGSPVNFLPKRVQDVCRHHFELVEHGSDVSILSEPNIHYALFFYQKPRCQELLMTAIKMCANLHKYLIIIHDGSYENSIGHHESIFGIMDISVDDPSITLIGLCQKLHMSFDKHIFSPKLQESPISSASMSKEMLDILRYIELNITKEIREEDIAAYCHYSVSYFSKLFHKVIGISFRDYICNKRIAMAKRLLVDERNAKIAFIAYQCGYHDVSYFSRIFKKKTGISPGVFRQIHS, via the coding sequence ATGGCAGGAAAACTGGAAGGACACTGGTTGGGAAGCCCGGTAAACTTTTTACCTAAGCGAGTTCAGGATGTTTGCCGGCACCATTTTGAGCTGGTGGAACACGGAAGCGACGTTTCAATCCTTAGTGAACCCAACATTCACTATGCATTGTTTTTCTATCAGAAGCCTCGCTGTCAGGAGTTACTCATGACAGCAATAAAGATGTGTGCCAATTTACATAAGTATCTGATTATTATTCACGATGGAAGCTACGAGAACTCTATCGGCCATCATGAGTCGATATTCGGGATTATGGATATTTCCGTTGATGACCCTTCAATTACCCTGATTGGATTATGTCAAAAGCTGCATATGAGTTTTGACAAACATATTTTTTCGCCCAAGTTGCAAGAAAGTCCTATTTCATCCGCAAGTATGAGCAAAGAAATGCTCGATATTCTGCGCTATATCGAACTCAACATTACCAAGGAAATTCGTGAAGAAGACATCGCAGCGTATTGCCACTACTCCGTTTCCTACTTCTCTAAGTTATTCCATAAAGTCATCGGGATTAGTTTTCGTGATTACATTTGCAACAAGCGGATTGCCATGGCGAAAAGGCTATTGGTCGATGAGCGAAATGCCAAAATCGCCTTTATTGCCTACCAGTGTGGTTATCATGATGTTTCCTATTTTTCTCGAATTTTCAAAAAGAAAACGGGTATTAGCCCGGGAGTTTTCCGCCAGATCCATTCTTAA
- a CDS encoding AMP-binding protein, translating to MIQPNELSKPTCALPPPNEMILKWARERPNEVYLKQIINRQFVEFTYADVADQALRLVSALRDLGAKPGDKIALISKNCAEWFICDLAFMLGDFVSVPIFPTAGADTIEYCISHSESKILIAGKLDDAKATSQVLTEVPDLITVSLPYDSAPTCQHRYQDLIAHYPPSESRPQHYDDKLMSLVYTSGTSGLPKGAMLTYGAFSWSVQQLIRHIGIQDNDRLFSYLPLAHITERVYIFGSSIQGGVPTAFPESLDTFIEDVKMQRPTLFISVPRLWTLFQQRIQDKLPQRKLDILLKIPFVNTLIKRKLADGLGLDKARVLGCGSAPVSPALLSWYHSVGLNITEAWGMTESFAYSTINYPFRADKIGTVGQAGPGINLKIASDGEIMVQGKGLFSGYYKNDIATQESFDREGWLHTGDIGSLDAEGYLTIQGRKKDTFKTAKGKFVSPVPIEKKLFEYSRVEMMCLIGLGLPAPILLVVPHDFPNFDRARYERTTRKVIDKMNNELESHEQIKGVLMIKEPWSIDNGILTPTLKIKRHVLEQKYHEVGQNWPKGQLVVWEE from the coding sequence ATGATTCAGCCTAACGAGTTAAGCAAACCGACCTGTGCTCTCCCACCACCCAATGAGATGATTTTGAAATGGGCCAGGGAACGCCCTAATGAGGTTTATCTCAAGCAAATTATCAACCGACAATTCGTTGAATTTACTTATGCCGACGTTGCGGATCAAGCACTTCGTCTTGTCTCAGCACTGCGCGATTTGGGTGCAAAACCGGGCGATAAGATTGCTTTAATATCAAAAAACTGCGCCGAGTGGTTTATCTGCGATCTTGCGTTCATGCTGGGTGACTTCGTCAGTGTTCCCATCTTCCCCACAGCAGGGGCCGATACGATCGAATACTGTATTTCTCACAGTGAAAGTAAAATCTTGATCGCTGGTAAGCTTGATGATGCCAAAGCAACGTCGCAAGTACTTACTGAAGTGCCCGATCTTATCACTGTCTCCCTGCCATACGATTCAGCACCAACGTGTCAGCATCGCTATCAGGATCTTATCGCGCACTATCCGCCAAGTGAAAGTCGTCCACAACATTACGATGACAAGCTGATGTCGTTGGTGTACACCTCGGGAACCTCGGGATTACCGAAAGGAGCAATGCTGACCTACGGCGCGTTCAGTTGGTCGGTTCAGCAGTTGATTCGACACATCGGCATTCAGGATAATGACCGCCTGTTCTCCTATTTGCCTTTAGCGCACATTACCGAACGCGTTTACATCTTTGGCAGCTCAATTCAGGGTGGCGTTCCGACGGCGTTTCCGGAATCACTCGATACCTTTATCGAAGATGTCAAAATGCAGCGCCCGACGTTGTTCATTTCGGTACCGAGACTCTGGACCCTGTTCCAGCAGCGTATTCAGGATAAGTTGCCGCAACGAAAACTTGATATCCTGCTTAAGATACCGTTCGTCAATACATTGATTAAACGCAAACTGGCTGATGGTCTTGGCCTCGATAAAGCGCGAGTGCTCGGTTGTGGCTCAGCACCTGTGTCCCCAGCACTGCTTTCCTGGTATCACAGTGTTGGTTTGAACATTACCGAAGCTTGGGGAATGACCGAGTCATTTGCTTACAGCACGATCAACTATCCATTCCGCGCCGATAAAATCGGAACGGTCGGGCAAGCCGGGCCGGGTATCAATCTCAAGATTGCCTCTGACGGAGAGATCATGGTTCAGGGCAAAGGCTTATTTTCCGGTTACTACAAAAATGATATTGCCACCCAAGAATCCTTTGATCGCGAAGGCTGGTTGCACACCGGAGATATTGGTTCGTTGGATGCTGAAGGCTATCTGACTATCCAAGGGCGTAAAAAGGATACCTTCAAAACAGCGAAAGGTAAGTTCGTTTCCCCCGTACCGATCGAGAAAAAGTTGTTTGAGTACAGTCGGGTAGAGATGATGTGCCTGATTGGCCTTGGGCTCCCCGCTCCTATTCTATTGGTCGTCCCTCATGATTTTCCTAACTTTGACCGGGCACGTTATGAACGCACAACGCGCAAAGTGATTGATAAAATGAACAACGAGTTGGAATCTCATGAACAAATTAAGGGCGTACTCATGATCAAAGAGCCATGGAGTATCGACAACGGCATTCTGACACCGACGCTTAAAATTAAGCGTCACGTGTTGGAACAAAAATACCATGAAGTCGGACAAAATTGGCCCAAAGGTCAGCTTGTCGTCTGGGAAGAATAA
- a CDS encoding LysR substrate-binding domain-containing protein — MDNRLKHLAGLRYFEVAARLRSYSAAATELFISQAAVSQKIRQLEEGLNCKLFVRQGREMQLTKQGEALYHQVSSGFEKIITGLNQIQSEPVEGVLCVRTPPSFASRWLMPRLWKFTMEHPYIPIRLITDCDTPNIRHTSIDVAIWQGDEEVNDPGLHQEMLFEEPVYPFCSPELANSMQFCEPEQLLNCWLIHFDSQSFSWSQWFRQASVVMAKDTVQWMEVSTFDMALNAVIAGHGACLATDSLADDFVARGLLVKPFSVGLTPGVRYSLISDPSSSRAARIEAFNDWLRRELRQQAPL; from the coding sequence ATGGACAATCGCCTCAAACACCTTGCTGGTTTACGTTATTTCGAAGTCGCAGCACGCCTTCGAAGCTACAGCGCTGCCGCTACAGAGCTGTTTATTTCTCAAGCCGCCGTGAGCCAGAAAATCCGCCAACTGGAAGAAGGCCTGAATTGCAAACTTTTCGTCCGACAGGGCCGAGAAATGCAACTTACCAAACAAGGTGAAGCGCTCTACCATCAAGTCAGCAGTGGCTTTGAGAAAATCATCACTGGTCTTAATCAAATTCAAAGCGAACCGGTTGAAGGAGTACTGTGTGTACGTACTCCACCTTCATTTGCTTCACGCTGGCTGATGCCAAGATTGTGGAAGTTCACGATGGAGCATCCGTATATTCCGATCCGCCTCATTACCGATTGCGATACACCCAATATTCGCCACACTTCGATTGATGTGGCGATATGGCAGGGGGATGAAGAGGTCAATGATCCTGGCTTGCACCAAGAGATGTTGTTTGAAGAGCCCGTCTATCCCTTTTGTTCACCTGAGCTGGCTAACTCAATGCAATTCTGTGAGCCGGAACAACTGCTGAACTGCTGGCTGATCCACTTCGACTCACAGAGTTTTTCCTGGTCTCAATGGTTCAGACAAGCGTCCGTCGTCATGGCCAAAGATACCGTTCAATGGATGGAAGTGAGTACCTTCGACATGGCTCTGAATGCCGTGATTGCAGGTCATGGAGCCTGTTTGGCGACCGACAGTCTGGCCGATGATTTTGTTGCCCGTGGCCTGTTAGTCAAACCGTTCTCTGTCGGATTAACACCCGGTGTGCGCTACAGCTTGATCAGCGATCCTTCTTCATCCCGCGCAGCCCGTATTGAAGCATTCAATGACTGGCTGCGACGGGAGCTGAGACAGCAAGCACCGCTTTAA
- a CDS encoding DUF1127 domain-containing protein, protein MNVTQIEKSCTQHQLPSYSVNTFLSQLMQWRQNYRTRRQLRDLPPHLWKDLGLEREQIEAEVNKSFWR, encoded by the coding sequence ATGAACGTTACTCAAATCGAAAAATCATGTACTCAGCACCAATTACCAAGTTATTCAGTTAATACTTTCTTGAGTCAGTTAATGCAATGGCGACAAAACTACCGCACTCGTCGTCAGCTGCGTGACTTGCCGCCGCATCTGTGGAAAGACCTGGGTCTTGAGCGTGAGCAGATTGAGGCAGAAGTTAACAAAAGCTTCTGGCGTTAA
- a CDS encoding LysR substrate-binding domain-containing protein, translating to MSERIPPFQGLFYFYTAAETGSFKVAAEKLFVTPAAISQQIRLLEEWLGAELFVRQHRKIHLTHEGSVLYQQAQKGFAHLQEGIRLINQDPSPHQLSISTLPSFAQHWLVPRIGDFRTQHPEISLLIEPTSDLVNFQDSSVDVCIRYGRGDYKNVHSEWLMDEVLYPVCHPIYQQQHNIYQLDDLVRADLIEDIWPDMDWGLWLRNLGYHSSKSTLQYNGSQFVLEGALAVQGVALVKHATACRYIEEGKLVQVGNVALRPRFQFYLCAPSGYFKRPKIQAFHAWLKEEIAQFQQRYPYTGEIRETQFEL from the coding sequence GTGAGTGAACGTATCCCGCCTTTTCAAGGGCTGTTTTATTTTTATACAGCCGCCGAAACAGGCAGTTTCAAAGTCGCAGCGGAAAAGCTGTTTGTGACACCAGCGGCCATCAGCCAACAAATTCGCCTATTAGAAGAGTGGCTTGGGGCTGAACTGTTTGTTCGCCAACACCGAAAAATTCATCTGACCCATGAAGGCAGTGTGCTGTATCAACAGGCTCAGAAAGGCTTTGCTCACCTGCAGGAAGGTATTCGCTTGATCAACCAAGATCCTTCACCGCATCAATTGTCGATTTCCACTCTGCCCTCTTTCGCTCAGCATTGGTTAGTGCCACGCATCGGCGATTTTCGAACCCAACATCCCGAAATTTCATTATTAATTGAACCCACCAGCGATCTGGTGAATTTTCAGGACTCCAGTGTGGATGTCTGCATCCGCTATGGCCGCGGTGACTACAAGAACGTCCATTCCGAATGGCTGATGGATGAAGTGCTCTACCCGGTCTGTCACCCGATTTACCAGCAGCAACACAATATTTATCAATTGGATGATCTGGTGCGCGCTGATCTCATCGAGGATATCTGGCCGGATATGGATTGGGGGTTATGGTTGCGTAACTTGGGCTATCACAGTAGCAAGTCGACTCTGCAGTACAACGGCTCTCAATTTGTGCTGGAAGGCGCACTGGCCGTTCAGGGGGTAGCTTTGGTGAAACATGCGACAGCATGTCGATACATTGAAGAAGGTAAACTGGTTCAGGTGGGAAACGTCGCCTTAAGACCGCGTTTTCAATTTTATCTGTGTGCGCCAAGTGGTTACTTCAAACGTCCAAAGATCCAGGCTTTTCATGCCTGGCTGAAAGAAGAAATCGC